One Candidatus Poribacteria bacterium DNA window includes the following coding sequences:
- a CDS encoding SUMF1/EgtB/PvdO family nonheme iron enzyme, translated as MERTNGVTTKNILNITRSKESRLALVESNTPDAFQKLCRDYWTWHFDASLSDATRLLLSTELGWEAMPQLTTPPVGEVISPLGYALSYEDEGVRDAALQVLDATVRIPAGTACIGEEGAPLEMNGFELGVYPVTNAQYQRFIQETGHTPPQDWTDGVYPANRGDHPVVWLTCEDAEAYARYIGGRLPTFPEWQYAARGADDRLFPWGYEIDKPRCNTAELGAGTTTPVVSFRDGISPFGCYDMVGNVWEWTDTTYDDEGNFRVACGGAWYYNHNYSTCTSYDFFSNGYAEFVIGFRIAC; from the coding sequence ATGGAGCGCACGAACGGCGTTACAACAAAAAATATCCTAAATATCACGAGGTCAAAGGAATCTCGACTTGCACTCGTAGAAAGCAATACGCCGGATGCCTTCCAGAAACTTTGTCGAGATTATTGGACGTGGCACTTCGACGCATCGCTATCCGATGCCACTCGGTTGCTGCTAAGTACAGAACTTGGCTGGGAGGCGATGCCGCAACTCACAACACCACCCGTCGGTGAAGTCATCTCGCCACTCGGTTACGCGCTTTCATACGAAGATGAGGGTGTCCGAGATGCTGCGCTACAGGTGTTAGATGCGACCGTTCGTATTCCTGCGGGGACAGCTTGTATCGGTGAAGAAGGCGCGCCTTTGGAGATGAACGGATTTGAACTCGGTGTTTATCCTGTAACGAATGCACAGTATCAACGATTCATTCAGGAGACTGGACATACACCACCGCAGGATTGGACAGATGGTGTCTATCCAGCGAACAGAGGTGATCACCCTGTTGTCTGGCTTACGTGTGAAGATGCAGAGGCTTATGCGCGTTATATCGGTGGCAGGCTGCCGACATTTCCAGAATGGCAATACGCCGCACGTGGTGCTGATGATAGACTTTTCCCGTGGGGCTATGAAATTGATAAGCCGCGGTGCAACACCGCAGAACTCGGTGCGGGGACGACAACTCCGGTCGTTAGTTTCAGAGATGGCATAAGTCCGTTCGGTTGCTACGACATGGTGGGTAATGTCTGGGAATGGACAGACACAACTTATGATGATGAAGGCAATTTCCGAGTGGCGTGTGGTGGCGCATGGTATTACAATCATAACTATAGTACCTGCACCAGTTATGACTTTTTTAGCAACGGATATGCGGAGTTTGTGATAGGATTCCGCATTGCGTGTTAG
- a CDS encoding tetratricopeptide repeat protein, whose product MKDSKIDTERALTPEDSAVSSNETQVKLIQRGHLDIHTHQIAAKHLKQGADALNVRNYAKAIEEFQQVIQHNRESAEAHFHLGLAYFMQGDYEKAIDAYKMAVACEPTEATAHINLAATYRLLKRYDEAVEVYTRAIHFIPEHPELYSELGAVYTFQGKRREAVSAYKTAMKLKLKLQLNFDGNA is encoded by the coding sequence ATGAAAGACAGCAAAATCGATACGGAACGTGCCTTAACACCTGAAGATTCTGCTGTGTCTTCAAATGAGACACAAGTGAAACTCATTCAGCGGGGGCACCTTGATATCCACACGCATCAAATCGCTGCTAAACACCTGAAGCAGGGTGCGGATGCTTTGAATGTCCGAAACTACGCGAAAGCAATCGAAGAATTTCAGCAGGTAATTCAACATAACCGTGAATCAGCTGAAGCACATTTCCATCTTGGTTTAGCTTATTTTATGCAGGGCGACTATGAGAAAGCAATAGATGCCTACAAGATGGCAGTCGCGTGCGAACCAACCGAGGCGACAGCACATATCAATCTCGCAGCGACCTATCGCTTGCTCAAACGCTACGACGAGGCTGTTGAGGTTTATACGCGTGCCATCCATTTTATACCGGAGCACCCTGAATTATATTCTGAACTTGGGGCAGTCTATACGTTTCAAGGCAAGCGACGCGAAGCAGTTAGCGCATACAAAACAGCGATGAAGCTTAAATTGAAACTTCAATTAAATTTTGACGGGAATGCGTAA
- a CDS encoding sigma-70 family RNA polymerase sigma factor: protein MFVSDEDLMVKCGKGDMSAFELLVRRYQNPLINYIHRSINDYQRAEDLSQETFLRVFKSANRYEPTASFKSWLYTIATNLSRNEIRNRTRRNTCFLEDLVEEGEDVYHTDIMRDTRYLPDVLLEKKEQRQIIRKALAQLPENQRVALTLVTYQDLRYEEVADILGCSVGAVKALIHRARQKMRKLLIKAGITEESVNEKI from the coding sequence ATGTTTGTTTCAGATGAAGATTTGATGGTGAAATGTGGTAAAGGGGATATGAGTGCCTTCGAGTTGCTGGTACGGAGGTATCAGAACCCTTTAATTAACTACATTCACCGTTCTATCAACGATTATCAACGGGCGGAGGACCTCTCCCAAGAAACGTTCCTGCGGGTCTTCAAAAGTGCGAACCGTTATGAACCAACGGCATCCTTCAAAAGTTGGCTCTATACGATCGCCACTAATTTGTCTCGGAACGAGATTCGGAACCGCACACGCCGAAATACCTGTTTTTTGGAAGACTTGGTTGAAGAAGGTGAGGATGTTTACCATACCGACATTATGCGGGATACCCGCTATCTGCCGGACGTACTCTTAGAGAAAAAGGAACAGAGACAGATTATCCGAAAAGCACTCGCACAGTTACCAGAAAATCAACGTGTGGCACTAACGCTCGTCACATATCAAGACTTACGGTATGAAGAGGTTGCAGACATTCTCGGATGCTCGGTAGGTGCTGTTAAAGCATTGATCCATCGCGCGCGACAAAAAATGAGAAAGCTGCTTATCAAAGCGGGAATCACGGAGGAAAGTGTCAATGAGAAAATATAG
- a CDS encoding zf-HC2 domain-containing protein, producing the protein MRKYRQTEFPDVHSSKCEAQLASPDELSAYIDRELPAWKRHLIRRHLKKCEVCANHVHRLQQTDNFLRHAGEVETSNDFLSSVMAGVSDVVQHQQQQKSFWSRIGRFVEASFGWAHPFSILIGSLRYNIRTRSPIYIFVLTFAVFTMVGATLYQSSSDRFGQSVHALKKSHALDGEKLISFEVIQHEPPKRLLTTYLQRK; encoded by the coding sequence ATGAGAAAATATAGACAAACCGAATTCCCAGATGTACACAGCTCAAAATGTGAGGCGCAACTTGCGAGTCCAGACGAACTCTCTGCTTATATTGACAGAGAGTTACCAGCATGGAAACGCCATCTCATCCGACGGCATCTTAAAAAGTGTGAAGTTTGTGCAAATCACGTCCATCGGTTACAACAGACCGACAATTTCCTCCGTCATGCTGGAGAGGTGGAAACTTCTAATGATTTCTTAAGTAGTGTAATGGCAGGCGTATCGGATGTCGTACAGCATCAACAACAGCAGAAATCATTCTGGTCCCGCATTGGACGATTTGTTGAAGCATCTTTCGGATGGGCGCACCCGTTCTCAATATTGATTGGCAGTCTGCGCTACAATATTCGGACACGCAGTCCAATTTACATATTTGTATTGACCTTCGCTGTTTTTACAATGGTGGGAGCAACACTCTATCAATCCTCCAGTGATCGGTTTGGACAGTCGGTGCATGCATTGAAGAAATCGCATGCACTGGATGGAGAAAAGTTAATCTCTTTTGAGGTTATTCAGCACGAACCACCTAAACGCTTACTGACAACCTACCTTCAGCGGAAGTAA
- a CDS encoding VWA domain-containing protein has translation MKLETRLYRTWKTKSAIHKALFISLIFHLFFFITTFYFVAQNQPITSEKVNLTAELISVENTARPKPPLKKVSPRLRALEHEFIKPDVSTGELPPSLATPVTVDTETPRPALGRSLQAEVETENPSTSLDLSRENWNEVSTAARTLQNVEGNLSKTEAASPAGDTTFGAKRPGPPRIQRAPQVTTLKIVEEEEGLSPAQLAEVQEKREALPHVSFPRLMRKLAQEIVETSEGGPIDVVFVIDASGSMQDNIKSVVEHLHEMVDVYKASKIDYALGVTEFWARKKENVITVVQLTKSYAKYKRTLQAIYTHQDENALDAIVQTVKELRFRATSKRHFILVTDEPLTSLKGIKLKNAIAYCREFGIYVNVLGLPLEEHQALASETGGKWHLIPEDPKRKKPQQTHTSMHPRNKAVSLRQAQWANVTKVGDIALKLSGSIPVDIVLFVDGSKSMDEKLPHFLKQLEILVRDWDNAFVDYQIGVVRFRSRASMNMVNVFNPPQKLEKIRKIIELPCRENEMLLDAVAEGMRRLKLRSNAQPYFILVTDEPAKGEYSPLAIIQMLEQKQVLVSVVGTYDDFQQEVAEKTGGVWVPIPEGHTTNNSYW, from the coding sequence ATGAAATTAGAAACCCGTTTATATAGGACTTGGAAAACGAAGTCAGCAATCCACAAAGCGTTATTCATTTCGCTGATATTCCATCTCTTTTTTTTCATCACGACGTTCTACTTCGTGGCACAGAATCAGCCAATAACGTCAGAGAAGGTGAATCTAACGGCAGAGCTTATTTCAGTCGAAAACACTGCTCGACCGAAGCCACCACTGAAAAAGGTTTCGCCGCGTCTTCGCGCGCTTGAGCATGAGTTTATAAAACCGGATGTCAGTACTGGAGAATTGCCACCCTCTCTTGCAACGCCCGTTACGGTAGATACCGAAACGCCGCGTCCTGCCTTAGGACGCAGTTTGCAAGCCGAGGTTGAGACGGAAAATCCATCGACATCTCTGGATCTGTCGAGAGAAAACTGGAATGAGGTCAGCACCGCTGCCCGTACACTTCAGAATGTCGAAGGGAATTTGTCGAAAACGGAAGCTGCGAGTCCAGCAGGCGATACGACCTTCGGGGCGAAACGTCCGGGTCCACCGAGAATTCAACGTGCCCCACAAGTTACGACACTTAAAATAGTAGAAGAAGAGGAAGGATTATCTCCAGCACAGTTGGCAGAGGTTCAGGAAAAACGGGAAGCACTACCGCATGTTTCCTTTCCGAGGCTTATGAGAAAACTTGCACAGGAGATTGTGGAGACAAGCGAGGGTGGTCCAATTGACGTGGTCTTTGTCATTGATGCCAGCGGTAGCATGCAGGATAATATCAAGTCCGTTGTAGAACATTTACACGAAATGGTGGATGTATACAAAGCCTCCAAGATAGATTACGCCCTCGGTGTGACAGAATTTTGGGCGCGTAAGAAAGAAAACGTCATTACAGTCGTCCAACTAACAAAGAGTTACGCGAAATACAAACGCACTCTCCAAGCGATTTACACCCATCAGGACGAAAATGCCTTAGATGCTATTGTGCAAACGGTCAAAGAACTCCGATTCCGCGCGACCTCTAAGCGGCATTTTATTCTTGTTACCGATGAACCTCTTACAAGCCTAAAGGGGATTAAACTGAAAAATGCCATTGCGTACTGCCGGGAGTTCGGTATCTATGTGAATGTCCTCGGTCTTCCGCTTGAGGAACATCAGGCACTTGCCTCTGAGACAGGTGGTAAGTGGCATCTCATTCCCGAAGATCCAAAACGCAAAAAGCCGCAGCAAACTCATACATCGATGCATCCAAGAAATAAAGCAGTATCGTTACGCCAAGCACAATGGGCAAATGTTACAAAAGTTGGGGATATCGCGTTGAAATTGAGCGGCAGCATCCCAGTCGATATTGTCCTCTTCGTTGACGGTAGCAAGAGTATGGACGAGAAACTTCCGCATTTTTTGAAGCAACTTGAGATTCTCGTTCGTGATTGGGATAACGCCTTTGTGGACTATCAGATAGGTGTGGTGCGCTTCCGATCGCGCGCATCTATGAACATGGTCAACGTTTTTAATCCGCCGCAAAAACTGGAGAAGATTCGGAAGATCATTGAACTGCCGTGCCGAGAAAATGAGATGTTATTAGATGCCGTGGCGGAGGGGATGCGACGGTTGAAACTCCGATCGAATGCACAACCCTATTTTATTCTGGTTACAGATGAACCAGCAAAAGGTGAATACTCACCCCTCGCGATTATTCAAATGTTAGAACAAAAGCAGGTCCTCGTCAGCGTCGTCGGCACTTACGATGATTTCCAACAAGAGGTGGCGGAAAAAACTGGTGGGGTCTGGGTGCCTATCCCAGAAGGACATACAACAAACAATTCGTACTGGTAA
- the purN gene encoding phosphoribosylglycinamide formyltransferase — translation MKIAVLVSGSGTNLQTLIEQLHQDETSGIEIAVVISDRRKAYALTRAKRAGIPTHVIRTQNFESRQDFDAEISRLVEQYGVQLIVLAGFMKLFQPPFVRKYRNRIINVHPTLLPAFPGAHPVADTLAYGVKIAGVTVHFVDEDVDSGPIIAQLAVPVLDTDDEESLHNRIQVEEHKLYPEVIKWYAQGRLKVEGRKVIIQPSAVSRRQSARGSC, via the coding sequence TTGAAAATTGCAGTCCTCGTTTCAGGGAGTGGAACTAACCTGCAAACCCTGATTGAGCAGCTACATCAAGACGAAACGAGTGGTATTGAAATCGCTGTTGTGATCAGTGATCGACGCAAGGCTTACGCGCTCACACGCGCGAAACGTGCAGGTATACCGACACATGTTATAAGAACCCAAAATTTTGAGAGTCGCCAAGACTTTGACGCAGAAATTTCAAGGCTCGTCGAACAATACGGTGTCCAATTAATTGTTCTTGCGGGCTTCATGAAGTTATTTCAGCCCCCCTTCGTGCGCAAGTACCGGAACCGAATTATCAATGTCCATCCCACGCTCTTACCAGCATTTCCGGGTGCGCATCCTGTCGCTGATACATTGGCTTACGGTGTGAAAATCGCGGGTGTCACCGTTCACTTTGTTGATGAAGATGTGGATTCCGGTCCTATCATCGCGCAGTTGGCTGTTCCCGTTCTGGATACGGACGACGAGGAGAGTTTGCATAACCGAATTCAGGTTGAAGAACATAAACTCTATCCTGAGGTTATTAAGTGGTACGCACAGGGTAGATTGAAGGTTGAAGGACGAAAAGTAATCATACAGCCGTCGGCAGTCAGCCGTCGGCAGTCAGCAAGAGGGTCTTGTTAA
- a CDS encoding sugar phosphate isomerase/epimerase produces MLAISTLWNALKQQDGAALFDELKNLGFETLELSRHLTSDQVEQLKPYLRENPPCSIHNFCPILPGTSQAEAEKDKILLSSLNADERKEAIRRTLQTMELAVELEVPIVVLHLGQVDTYDRSYLMRDLYNYGEREFEAFDQKVTEAIEWRKRKETKHQDAVLRSLDELNEYALRMELCIAIENRPHYYQIPNFDEAGLFLEKFYGSPMRYWHDMGHAALQEKLGVCWADTWLEQYAEHLVGVNLHDLKGLEGYHPPGTGDLEWDELFKQLPSDILKVLEIRPCEAEPVVEARELCESLSQSSEQANV; encoded by the coding sequence ATGTTAGCAATTTCAACACTGTGGAACGCTTTGAAACAACAGGACGGTGCTGCGCTGTTCGATGAACTCAAAAACCTTGGCTTTGAAACGCTCGAACTCAGCAGGCATCTTACATCGGATCAGGTAGAACAACTTAAGCCGTATCTCCGCGAAAACCCACCCTGCTCGATCCACAACTTCTGTCCCATCCTGCCCGGAACGTCACAAGCAGAAGCAGAGAAAGACAAAATTTTACTTTCGAGTCTCAATGCAGACGAACGGAAGGAGGCTATCCGCCGCACTCTTCAAACGATGGAACTTGCCGTTGAATTGGAGGTGCCGATTGTGGTCCTTCACCTTGGCCAAGTTGACACCTACGATAGGTCCTATCTAATGAGAGACCTATACAATTATGGCGAGCGCGAGTTTGAAGCCTTCGATCAAAAAGTGACTGAAGCCATTGAGTGGCGGAAGCGTAAAGAAACAAAACACCAAGACGCAGTGTTACGGAGCCTTGACGAATTAAACGAATACGCCTTGAGAATGGAACTCTGTATCGCTATTGAAAACCGTCCACATTATTACCAAATTCCGAATTTTGATGAGGCTGGACTGTTCCTTGAGAAGTTTTACGGCAGCCCAATGCGTTATTGGCACGACATGGGACATGCTGCGCTGCAGGAGAAACTCGGCGTATGCTGGGCGGACACATGGCTTGAGCAGTATGCTGAACACCTTGTCGGCGTGAACCTGCACGATCTGAAAGGGCTTGAAGGGTATCATCCACCCGGGACCGGGGATCTTGAGTGGGACGAACTCTTTAAGCAGCTGCCATCAGATATTCTGAAGGTATTGGAAATTCGTCCCTGCGAAGCGGAACCGGTGGTAGAGGCACGAGAATTGTGTGAGTCTTTGTCGCAATCGAGTGAGCAAGCCAATGTTTAG
- a CDS encoding leucine-rich repeat domain-containing protein gives MKNLIKISFLLILILGYQTVEAQLDLAQQAYEILDHNCSSCHGEHGTFTEQLIIRSSRELIDSGAIIPGNPNGSKFYQRLIETDLARRMPLNAPPISQEALNTIHQWIQTGAPDWTTFTRPDINFITPDQVLETIEGHVESLAPFDRAFARYFTLTHLYNAGETTEALRAYSVALSKLVNSLSWGFEVKKPTPIDPRETIFHIDLRHYEWDIRNEAWTQIEREYPYKVEFDSETQANLNEKLTNLREEMRCEVPFVHVDWFLATASLPPLYHDILDLPETDRELERDLDVNVARNIQSAPGVRVWRAGFNDSGVSNNNRVVERHTSRYGAYWKSYDFAGSVGAQNIFTHPLSFTPDGGEIIFNLPNGLQAYYISDASGSRINVAPTTIVSNPAADDPAVRNGLSCIGCHTEGMKTFEDTVRAAVQRTGNPTFDKEQALRLYVEKAVMDARLDEDKTRYEMALKETGGIPGGIEPVHRFHEVFHDPLEASYAAAAVGLETDAFLQEIREKSSLQNLGLTGLIDGGNVQRDTWTDRFDEVIAALNSPEESSSITPIVVDRTQPTPTGAVYIPDANLRTAIEEALGKAPGASITTEDMARLTGLEADERDIRDLTGLEYAINLERIEFRRNEISDLSPLAGLIRLDNIKLRGNRITDVSPLADLTNVDWLGLEENAITDLSPLKGLIKLNGIGISGNPIADVSPLTSLISLEGIAARNTPLSDFSPLAKLPRLQWIEFGGDRSVSTIPSVNGLKSLRHLAIRDCGISDISGLSELTQLTSLDLRDNYISDLSPLDGLTSLTYLDLAYNLISDVSPLSGLTRLKELHLYKNVISDVSPLAGLINLERLDLWSNAISDFSPLSGLSEKTDIGTADNPGVFLKGAPKITGPWLWMLLPGERLDSKTDLLAKASKGSVTELEIATSGATEGESIGDNEWTSRKIPSTGRNNIDAMLPRPVPDGVVYGSITLDSPSEQETTMYVGSDAELKVWLNGVLIHEDLVWQAGEDYQDFFPVTLKAGRNVLLVTVRTHSNGFFGFAPDTEYTVLPPGTRFSLFTDTTQVKAGATFTVYVKTKGVDDLAGWQSDIIFDPAVLKANSVKDGNFLRQDGGRTHFLEGAIDNTDGRITGVGSARISEGGASGEGTLLSVTFTAKAAGETRVALREFQSGSSAGKAMPPASPDITITVGDPSTLDVSDTAFSLSTDTTSVYLDDTFTLRLRAKDITDLAGWQSDIAFDPAVLEVVEVSEGDFLRAEGVSTFFGPGTIDNTTGKITNLSTARFKGGVSGTGTLLSVIFTAKAVGETRVTFSNFYAGSSSTEVIPSGSPEIAITVEDSAFLTSDVNRDDQVNVLDLILVAQLLGSTTPGDSRADVNGDGTINVLDLIVVAQHLGESTEGAAPSNVAAVDSLELNPAMIQAWIARARVEDDGSLAFQQGIAKLEQLLTLFIPEETALLHNYPNPFNPETWIPYQLAEPAEVTVHIYATNGVLVRTLALGYQPAGIYQYRSRAAYWDGKNEVGESVASGVYFYTFTAGDFIATRKMLIMK, from the coding sequence ATGAAGAATCTCATCAAAATCAGCTTTCTACTAATACTTATCTTGGGGTATCAAACTGTTGAGGCGCAACTGGATCTTGCACAACAGGCGTATGAGATTCTCGACCATAACTGCTCAAGCTGCCACGGAGAACACGGCACCTTCACAGAGCAGCTCATCATCCGAAGTAGCCGAGAACTTATTGATTCGGGAGCAATTATCCCCGGAAATCCTAACGGTTCAAAGTTCTACCAGCGGTTAATCGAGACCGATCTGGCAAGACGGATGCCGCTTAACGCTCCTCCGATCTCCCAAGAAGCACTCAATACAATTCACCAATGGATTCAAACAGGTGCTCCGGACTGGACTACCTTTACACGTCCGGACATCAATTTCATCACGCCAGACCAAGTGCTTGAAACGATTGAAGGTCACGTCGAATCTCTCGCACCATTTGACCGCGCCTTCGCGCGTTATTTTACACTTACACACCTCTATAACGCTGGCGAAACGACTGAGGCACTACGTGCCTATAGCGTCGCTCTCTCGAAATTAGTAAATAGTCTATCTTGGGGTTTTGAAGTTAAAAAACCGACACCCATTGATCCGAGAGAGACAATCTTTCACATCGACTTACGGCACTACGAGTGGGATATCAGAAATGAAGCATGGACACAGATTGAAAGGGAATACCCCTATAAGGTTGAATTCGATTCTGAAACCCAAGCAAATCTGAACGAAAAATTGACAAATCTGCGTGAAGAGATGAGGTGTGAAGTGCCGTTTGTTCATGTCGACTGGTTTCTCGCAACGGCATCACTGCCGCCGCTCTATCACGATATTCTGGATCTTCCAGAAACAGATCGCGAGTTAGAGAGAGACCTTGATGTGAATGTCGCGAGGAATATCCAGAGTGCGCCGGGGGTCCGCGTCTGGCGCGCAGGTTTCAACGACTCAGGTGTCTCAAATAACAATCGCGTCGTGGAACGTCATACTTCTCGATATGGTGCGTATTGGAAAAGTTACGACTTTGCTGGAAGCGTTGGTGCGCAAAATATCTTCACACATCCCCTCTCTTTTACACCTGACGGTGGTGAGATCATCTTCAATCTTCCCAACGGTTTACAGGCATACTACATCTCGGATGCATCTGGTAGTCGCATAAATGTAGCACCCACCACTATCGTTTCTAATCCTGCTGCGGACGATCCTGCCGTGCGGAATGGGCTTTCGTGTATCGGTTGCCACACAGAAGGGATGAAGACGTTTGAGGATACGGTGCGTGCAGCGGTTCAGCGGACGGGAAATCCGACATTTGATAAAGAGCAGGCGTTGCGATTGTATGTAGAAAAAGCAGTGATGGATGCCCGCTTAGACGAAGATAAAACGCGTTATGAGATGGCACTTAAGGAGACAGGGGGCATCCCCGGTGGCATAGAACCTGTACATCGGTTTCATGAAGTATTTCATGATCCTCTTGAAGCATCATACGCTGCGGCTGCTGTCGGGTTAGAAACTGATGCTTTTCTTCAAGAGATTCGAGAGAAGTCGAGTTTACAAAACTTGGGCTTGACAGGACTTATTGATGGCGGGAACGTGCAGCGTGACACATGGACAGATCGGTTTGATGAAGTAATCGCTGCGCTGAATTCCCCGGAAGAGTCCAGCAGCATCACCCCAATAGTTGTAGACCGCACCCAACCGACTCCAACGGGTGCTGTTTACATCCCGGATGCGAATCTCCGTACAGCGATTGAAGAGGCACTTGGGAAAGCCCCCGGTGCTTCAATCACCACAGAGGATATGGCGAGATTGACGGGGCTTGAGGCTGATGAAAGAGACATCCGCGATCTGACGGGACTAGAGTATGCGATAAATCTCGAACGGATAGAATTCCGTCGCAATGAGATATCCGATCTATCGCCGTTGGCAGGCTTAATACGCTTAGATAACATCAAGTTGCGGGGTAACAGGATAACCGATGTATCTCCGCTGGCGGACTTAACTAACGTAGACTGGTTAGGGCTTGAGGAGAATGCAATAACAGATTTATCTCCATTGAAGGGGTTAATAAAATTGAACGGGATAGGGATTTCAGGCAACCCTATAGCCGATGTGTCGCCGCTTACGAGTCTCATTAGTTTGGAAGGCATAGCTGCTCGGAACACGCCTCTCTCAGATTTTTCCCCATTGGCAAAGTTGCCAAGACTACAATGGATAGAATTTGGTGGCGATAGATCTGTATCAACGATTCCGTCCGTAAACGGATTGAAATCACTGAGGCATCTGGCGATTCGAGACTGTGGCATTTCAGACATCTCTGGACTATCAGAGTTAACACAACTGACTTCGTTAGATTTACGGGATAATTACATATCAGACCTCTCGCCTTTAGATGGATTGACAAGTTTGACGTATCTTGACCTTGCCTATAATCTCATATCTGATGTATCACCACTGTCAGGATTAACCCGTTTGAAAGAATTGCATCTTTACAAAAACGTCATATCGGATGTGTCGCCCCTTGCGGGACTTATAAACTTGGAACGACTTGACCTTTGGAGCAACGCGATATCCGACTTCTCACCTTTATCTGGATTATCTGAGAAGACTGATATCGGGACAGCAGACAACCCGGGTGTTTTCCTAAAAGGTGCTCCGAAAATAACGGGTCCGTGGTTATGGATGCTGCTCCCTGGGGAGCGTCTTGACAGCAAGACAGATTTGCTTGCAAAAGCAAGTAAAGGGTCTGTAACAGAGTTGGAGATTGCTACTTCCGGTGCAACAGAGGGGGAGTCTATCGGAGACAACGAGTGGACATCCCGCAAAATCCCATCTACCGGAAGGAATAACATTGATGCTATGCTGCCGCGTCCTGTCCCTGATGGAGTTGTCTATGGTTCTATCACCTTGGATTCGCCATCGGAACAGGAGACAACAATGTACGTCGGTAGCGATGCTGAGTTAAAAGTCTGGCTTAACGGTGTGTTAATTCACGAGGATCTCGTTTGGCAGGCCGGTGAGGATTACCAAGATTTCTTTCCTGTTACATTGAAAGCAGGTAGAAATGTCTTGTTAGTTACTGTTCGCACCCATAGTAACGGGTTTTTTGGCTTTGCACCTGATACCGAATATACAGTGTTACCCCCTGGTACCAGATTCTCTTTATTCACAGATACAACGCAGGTTAAAGCTGGCGCGACATTTACCGTCTATGTCAAGACTAAAGGTGTCGACGATTTAGCGGGATGGCAATCCGATATTATATTTGACCCAGCTGTACTAAAAGCAAACAGCGTGAAGGATGGCAATTTTCTGAGGCAGGATGGGGGACGAACCCACTTTTTGGAAGGCGCGATTGATAACACAGATGGGAGAATTACCGGTGTGGGTTCAGCGCGGATCTCAGAAGGGGGAGCGAGCGGTGAGGGCACCCTGCTGTCCGTCACATTCACGGCGAAAGCTGCCGGAGAAACACGGGTGGCATTGCGTGAATTCCAATCTGGTTCCAGTGCTGGCAAAGCAATGCCCCCTGCTTCGCCTGATATAACTATTACTGTGGGGGATCCGTCTACCTTAGATGTAAGCGATACCGCGTTCTCCCTTTCCACAGATACAACATCCGTCTACCTCGACGATACCTTCACGCTTCGCCTCAGGGCAAAAGATATTACGGATTTAGCAGGATGGCAGTCTGACATTGCATTCGATCCTGCTGTACTTGAAGTGGTTGAGGTGAGCGAAGGCGACTTTTTGAGAGCGGAGGGGGTAAGTACCTTTTTCGGCCCTGGCACGATTGACAACACCACTGGTAAAATCACCAACTTAAGCACAGCACGATTCAAGGGTGGGGTCAGCGGCACCGGCACGCTGCTATCGGTCATATTTACAGCGAAGGCTGTCGGAGAAACACGGGTAACTTTTAGCAATTTTTATGCGGGTTCCAGCAGCACTGAGGTAATTCCTTCAGGCTCCCCCGAAATTGCTATTACTGTTGAAGACAGTGCGTTCCTCACTTCGGACGTAAACCGAGACGATCAAGTGAACGTTCTTGATCTAATTCTGGTGGCACAACTTTTGGGTTCCACTACGCCCGGGGACAGTCGAGCTGATGTTAACGGTGACGGAACTATTAACGTTTTGGATCTAATTGTTGTTGCGCAACATTTGGGTGAGTCAACCGAAGGGGCTGCTCCTTCCAATGTTGCGGCTGTAGACAGTTTGGAACTAAATCCTGCGATGATTCAGGCGTGGATAGCACGTGCTCGAGTTGAAGATGATGGATCGCTCGCCTTTCAACAGGGTATTGCTAAACTTGAGCAGCTGTTGACGTTGTTCATTCCAGAAGAGACGGCTTTACTTCACAACTACCCAAACCCGTTCAATCCAGAGACTTGGATACCGTATCAACTCGCGGAACCTGCCGAAGTCACGGTGCATATCTATGCCACGAATGGTGTCTTAGTGCGGACGTTGGCGTTGGGTTACCAACCCGCGGGTATCTATCAGTATCGGAGTCGTGCGGCGTATTGGGATGGTAAAAATGAAGTGGGCGAGTCCGTGGCAAGCGGTGTCTATTTCTATACATTTACAGCCGGCGACTTCATTGCCACGAGAAAAATGTTAATAATGAAGTGA